The sequence below is a genomic window from Bdellovibrio bacteriovorus.
ACTGTTCTTTGCTAAAAACGAAGCCGGAGGAAAAGGCTTTAATCTTTACCTCATGTCGCAAGCAGGACTTCCCGTTCCCGAATGGGTCGTGTTCGGTAAAAGATTCTTCCAAGAGTTTCTGGCGTCGCCTTCGGTGAAAACAAATTTATCGCTGATTATGCAACGTCTTTCGGCTAAGGAACTCACGCCTCTTCAAGCGGAGGCGGAAGTTCGAGCTCTCTTTGAAAAAACCGATCTCTCCAAAAATCTTTCAGAATCCTTGGACAAAGCATTGAAGGATTTGGGCGCAAACAATGTTTTTTCAGTGCGTTCGTCAGCCGCCGACGAAGACAGTCTTTCGCATTCTTTCGCGGGTCAGCTTTCAAGCTATCTTTATGTCTCAGGCAAAGAAGATATTCTTAAATACATTCGTCAATGCTGGATCTCCGCTTTTTCCGAGCGAAGCTTGGTCTATCGTTTGGAAAATGGCATCGACCTTCAGAAGATTTCTGTGTCGGTGGTTTTACAGCGCATGATTGATCCAGATAAATCCGGTGTTCTTTTCACTTGTGATCCGGTCGAAAAGAAAATCGATCGCTATGTCGTTTCTTCCGTCTATGGCGTTGGTGAAGGACTGGTGTCAGGAACTTTGGATGCAGATTCTTTCTGGCTTGAAGCGCACAGCGGAAAGCTTTTAAAAGAAGAAGTCGTCGAGAAAAAAGAGATGATGAAGAAATCTTCTTCAGGTCACTGCTCGACTCTGCCTGTCCCAAGCAATCTTGTAAACACGGCCTCTTTGACCCAGGAAGAGCTTTCAAAGCTCTATCGTCTCGGGCACAAAATTCAAGAGCAGTATCATCGTCCGCAAGATATTGAATGGGCGATTGAAGGCGGTAAGATCTATATTTTACAAACTCGTCCCGTAACGACATTGCAGGCCGACTTGATTGGTTATCCGAATCTTTGGGACAATTCAAACATCATTGAATCCTATGGAGGTTTGACCTCACCTTTGAGTTTTAGTTTCGCCCTTAGAAACTATAAAGCCGTGTATGTGCAGTTCTGTGAAGTTTTAGGTGTTCCGAATGAGATCATTAAAGACATGGACTCTTACTTAGGATACATGCTGGGATCTTTGAATGGCCGTGTGTACTACAATCTTTTCAATTGGTACAAACTTGTCGGCGTTCTTCCGGGCTTTAAACAGAATCGCGAGTTCATGGAAACCATGATGGGAGTTTCTGAGGCACTCAGCGAAGAAATCGCGGATCGTATCAAACCTCACCCTTCGTGGGACACGTTCAGCGGTCGTATCCGTAAAGCCATCACCGGATTTAATTTTATTAAATATCATTTCACTATTCAAAGCACCGTGGATGACTTTTTGGCGACTTTCCATCGCGACTACGACAAGTACCGAAGTCTGCCGTTAAAGCGGATGCGGGGCGATCAACTGATCCGCATTTACATGGAGCTTGAGCGAAACATGCTGGGCCGCTGGAAGGCTCCCATCATCAATGACTTCTTGTGCATGGTTCACTTCGGCCTTTTGCGTAAGCTGACAACCACGTGGCTCAAAGATTTGGATTCGACCATCCAAAATGACCTTCTTGCGGGTGAAGGGGGACTGGAAAGTGCCGAGCCGACAAAGGCTTTACTGCGCTTAGCAAATAAAGCCGCCCAAAATCCAGACTTACGCAAACTGATCGAGACCATCGATCCCGCCGAGGGTCTGGAGGCTTTAAATCAATCACCTTACCAAGAATTCTATAAGTCCGTCTTAGACTATCTCGACAAGTACGGATTCCGCTGTATGAGTGAGATGAAACTTGAGGAGATCGATCTTCTCACAGATCCAAGTTACCTCTTTGTCTGTTTGAAAAACTATTTGAAGTCAGGTCAGACGGAGGTTCACGATGACTCTCACGAAAAGTCTTTGCGAACTCAAGCCGAAGCCAAAGTGGCTTCGCATCTGACTGGCTTTAAAAAGAAATTTTATTTCTGGGTCCTTAAACACGCCCGTAAAGCCGTGAAGAACCGCGAAAACACGCGTTTTGCGCGCACACGTATTTACGGTATTGCCCGCACGATCTTCCAAACTATTGGTGAAGATTTGGCGACAATGAACGCGCTTGAGCAACCCCGCGATATCTTCTGGCTGACCATCGAAGAAGTCTTTGGGATTTACAACGGCACTCTGCCCTCCTACAACCTGAAGGGCATTATCGAGCTACGCAAAAAAGATTATGGTCAATTCGCTGAAGAAACGGACCCGCGCGTGATGACTCGAGGAGCGGTCTATTGGGACAACACGTTTATTAAAGAAGAGATTCCTCAGGTGGCTGAATCTGGCGACTATGACTTAAAAGGTCTGCCGTGCTGCCCAGGAGTTCTTGAAGGTGTCGTCAAGGTTATCTTAAATCCAAGTGATAACTTGGAACTGAATGGCGAGATTCTGGTGACAGCTCGTACCGATCCAGGGTGGGTCCCTCTTTATCCAGCGATCTCAGGGCTTTTGGTAGAGCGCGGAAGCTTGCTTTCTCACTCGGCCATTGTTGCCAGAGAGATGGGAATCCCTGCGATCGTCAGCATCCCAGGATTAACAAAACGAATTAAATCCGGCATGCGCGTTCGCATTGATGCCAAGGCAGGTACAATTAAAATCTTAGACGAATAAGTGAGGACGGGACCTCCCGTCTTCATTCTTTCAAAAACTTTGTCATTTGATAGCCGCGAAAGAATCTGCAGTACTTCCTACAGCTTCGCTACTAGCCTAAATGGGTCCCCCAAGGAGGCCTTATGAAATCACTTTTCGCTTTCGTGCTTCTGTTTGCCAGCATCTCTTACGGCAAAGTCGCGTGCTACAAAGCTTCCAATCCGCAAAGCATCACAATAAAAACTGAAAACGGAAAATCGGAAAAGGCCAGCGGCGCACAGTTGGTTTATCAAGATGAAAAAACCGTTGATAGCGAAGGCGTAGAAACGCCTCCTCATATAAAACTTCGCGCCCAATCCAAGACTTTGAAGTTTTCGACTGTCGCCTATCAATTCGAAAATGGCGGCGATTTCTTGGTGGAGTGTGATGGAGGAAAGACCTCGCTTATTAAAGAATCAAGCTCTTTGATTTTAACTTCCGACTATTTGGCCGGAGAAGTCAATTCCGCTGACGAAGGTTGTTCAACCGGTGAGGTCGCTTATCGCAACCTCACCATGACACCTGCTCCGTGTGCAGATTAATTAAAGAAACATCCCACCGGAAGCTTCAATTCGTTGAGCATTGATCCAGGCATTATCTTCAGAAAGAAGAGAGGCAATCACACCTCCAATATCTTCAGGAACGCCGACTCGTCCTAAAGCCGTTTGAGATGCGATGAATTTATTTACTTCAGGGTTATCCCGGACCACGCCGCCACCAAAATCAGTCTCAATGGCTCCAGGTGCTACGACATTGGCAGCGATGCCACGGGCTCCGAATTCTTTCGCCATATAGCGAGTCAGAACTTCGATCGCGCCTTTCATCGAAGCGTAAGCCGCTTTACCTGGTAAGGCGAAACGAGCTAGCCCCGAAGAGATATTCACAATGCGTCCGCCGTCTTTCATAAGGGGAAGAAGCTTTTGAGTTAAAAAGAAAGGACCTTTCAGATGAACATTGACCAACTTATCAAAGTCCTCTGCTGTGGTCTCCATGATCGAAGCCTCTAAAGCAGTGCCTGCATTATTAATAAGAAAGTCAAAGTCCGTACGATTCCATTTTTCTTTTAAAACCTGACGAACTGCCACGGCAAAGGCTTCAAAACTCTCCACCGCCCCAGCGTCAAGAGGCATGGCCACGGCCTTACGTCCTTGCCTTTCAATCTCGGCCACGACTTGGTCTGCCTCGGCTTTCTTAGAATGATAAGTCAAGATAACGTCGTTCCCTTTTTGAGCTAGCTTCAAAGCGGTATTCTTACCCAACCCTCGGCTGCCACCAGTGATAATTGCGATTTTCATAACAAACTCCTTTTAAATAGTGCTGGTTACATTTTTATTTTAGGAAGTTTGCCATAATTGATAAACACCGATATTTTTGATACACTGTTCACTATTACTGAACAATCGAGGATGGGATGGACCGTATAGAAGCTATGAAAGTCTACATGCGCGTAAGCGAATTATCGAGCTTCGTAAAAGCGGCAGAAAGCCTTGGAATGTCCAAGGCCCATATTTCTAACATCATCCAACAGCTTGAGGCGGATACGGGCACCAGACTTCTTCACCGCACCACCCGTCGCGTTCAGATGACTCAGGACGGAATGACTTACTATGAACGATGCAAAGATCTTCTGGCGGATATTGAGGAACTAGATGCTCTCTTTAAGAAAGACGCGGGTCGCCTGTCAGGAAGAATTCGCGTCGATATGTCGACAGGTATAGCAAAAAATTTGATCGTCCCGCGGATTCCGGAATTTTTGAAAGCCCACCCGGGTATTGAGATCGAATTAAGCAGCACGGATCGTCGAGTGGACCTTGTCCGTGAAGGTTTTGATTGTGTTATTCGGGTAGGAAATTTGACGGATTCGGGACTTATTGCAAGACCTCTGGGAAAGTTCACGGTCGTAAACTGTGTGAGTCCCCTTTATATCAAAAAACACGGTCGTCCTAAAAATCTGGAAGATTTATCAGAGCACTTTCTGGTCCACTATGTACAAACCCTTGGAGCGAAGCCTGACGGTTTTGAATACTTTGACGGAGAAAAATTTCAGATCAAAAAAATGCGGGGTCAGATCACGGTGAATAATGCCGAAAATTATCTGTCGGCATGTCTAGCAGGACTGGGAATTATTCAAGCCCCTAAAGCGGGATTGAAAGAGTATCTGAAAAATAAATCCCTGATTGAGATTTTGCCGACCTTAAAAAGTGAGCCTATGCCGGTCTCTCTCGTTTATCCTCATCGTCGTCACGTTGCCAAACGTGTTCAGGTATTTATGGATTGGGTGAGCGAAATCATGCGGGACTATATCGTCTAGAAGGACCTGACACGTCCTCGCATCACCGGAACCTGACTTGATTTCTAAGACGTCCTTGCCTATTGTAAAAACATGAAATTGATCACATGGAATGTTAACGGTCTTCGCTCGGTTCAACGTAAAAACTTTCGCGAATGGTTTGAAAATGAGAAGGCCGATATCGTCTGCCTTCAAGAAATCAAAATTTCTGAAGAAGCTATTCAAGAAGACGAAACATTCTATCACCCGGCTCGCTATCACTCCACGTGGAACTTTGCTGAAAAGCCTGGGTATTCGGGGTTGGCACTTTATTCTAAAAAAGATCCTGATGCCGTTCGCCGAGGTTTAGGCATTGAAAAATTCGATCGCGAAGGCCGCTGGCTGGAAGCTGATTTTGGTTCCATCACAGTCGTGAACAGCTATTGGCCCAACAGCCAACGCGATCACGCAAGACTTCCCTTTAAACTCGAATTCTGTGCCGCTGCCGAAAAGCGTCTGCAAGCCCTTCGTAAGAAAGGCCGCGAAGTCGTCATCTGTGGTGACTTCAACATCGCCCACAAAGAAATTGATTTAAAAAATCCGAAAACAAATACCAAAAATGCCGGATTTCTTCCGGAAGAACGCGCCTGGATGACTCACTTCTTAGAAAAGCTAGAATGGGTCGACAGCTTCCGCAAATTCGAACAAGGCGCAGGTCACTACACCTGGTGGAGCTATCGCCCCGGAGTCCGCGAAAGAAACGTGGGTTGGCGCTTGGACTATTTCTTAGTAAATAAAGAAGCCTCCGACCGCTTAAAAGCCGTCAGTCACCTGCCGGATGTTATGGGATCCGATCATTGCCCTGTGCGCCTTACTTTAAAGAAGTAATGCAAGGCTGATTGAGTTTAGTGAAAGTTTCGTGATACGAAAAAGTATGACGAAATCATGCTTTAAAACTTTTGTACTTTCACTTTTGTTGGCTCCTTTTACCGCGGCTCACGCCAAGGAAGTAGCACCTCCTGTGCTCATCAGCCAGACTTACTTCTATGACGACAAAGTCGCCAATGCCGATGATCTTTTTATCATCACCGTGCAAAACAAGCTGGGCATGATTGACTGGGACGGAACCACCGTTGAAATGAAAATCAATGATTCCTCAACAGTCAAAATCACATCAAAGAATCCAAAGAGCTTTAACGTGATCGCCGATAAAAGCTATCCAAAGGATCTGGCGCTACCGACTGTAAAGATTCTGGAAGATCAAGTGCAGATCCAAGTTCCCCAGTGGCATATCGTTAAAAATGGAAATCCGAAAATCAGTTACCGCTATGTCAATGGCCCAAACACCACACTTTGGGTGCAATTCCAAAACACGTTGCAACCGTTGCTAATACATCAGGAAGAAATTTCTCTTCCCGCAATTTTAAACTCGAAAGACAAAAAAGATTTAGAATCGTGGATCGATCTGCTTCTTACAAAGACCGCAGCGGTAGGACCTAATTTGACTTACTCATTCCGTGTTTCTTACGAATACACCGTCGGCCCTAAAGTCCCATGGATCGTCCAACCCGTCTTCTTAGCTCCGTCAAAACAATACGACAAAGCGGACGCCGCCGCGATGGCCGACGCCGTTGAAAACTTTTTCAAGGCAAACCAACCCTATAAGAACAATAGCAGCCAACTGGTTTTCTCAATCATAGTTTTCCAAAATCAGATTCCGCTACTAGAGGTCCAAGAATTCGAACTCCCTCTGGATCTAACAGACATAGATTAGAAATAGGCTGGACCAACAAAGACCTACTAAAATAAACCAACCACAACTGCCAAACAGTCAGGGTCGAACTTTGTGCCCGCGGTAAAACGCGCCGAGTGGGCGCGTTTTAGTGCGGAGCATGGAGCAAAACAATCCGCGAAGGCGGATTATTTTGCGACGTCGTCAGGCTCGCATCCTGATCGTCCAAAGTCTCTACAAAGAATTTTCAAACGACAAAATAAAGAAGAAAAAAGAAGATGGTGGAGACGATCAGGATCGAACTGACGACCTCAACACTGCCAGCGTTGCGCTCTCCCAGCTGAGCTACGTCCCCACTTAAAAATAAAAAAACTAAGCGCGTCCCGTAGAACCAAAACCACC
It includes:
- a CDS encoding SDR family NAD(P)-dependent oxidoreductase — protein: MKIAIITGGSRGLGKNTALKLAQKGNDVILTYHSKKAEADQVVAEIERQGRKAVAMPLDAGAVESFEAFAVAVRQVLKEKWNRTDFDFLINNAGTALEASIMETTAEDFDKLVNVHLKGPFFLTQKLLPLMKDGGRIVNISSGLARFALPGKAAYASMKGAIEVLTRYMAKEFGARGIAANVVAPGAIETDFGGGVVRDNPEVNKFIASQTALGRVGVPEDIGGVIASLLSEDNAWINAQRIEASGGMFL
- a CDS encoding exodeoxyribonuclease III, which translates into the protein MKLITWNVNGLRSVQRKNFREWFENEKADIVCLQEIKISEEAIQEDETFYHPARYHSTWNFAEKPGYSGLALYSKKDPDAVRRGLGIEKFDREGRWLEADFGSITVVNSYWPNSQRDHARLPFKLEFCAAAEKRLQALRKKGREVVICGDFNIAHKEIDLKNPKTNTKNAGFLPEERAWMTHFLEKLEWVDSFRKFEQGAGHYTWWSYRPGVRERNVGWRLDYFLVNKEASDRLKAVSHLPDVMGSDHCPVRLTLKK
- a CDS encoding phosphoenolpyruvate synthase; protein product: MLVTPKSTLFFAKNEAGGKGFNLYLMSQAGLPVPEWVVFGKRFFQEFLASPSVKTNLSLIMQRLSAKELTPLQAEAEVRALFEKTDLSKNLSESLDKALKDLGANNVFSVRSSAADEDSLSHSFAGQLSSYLYVSGKEDILKYIRQCWISAFSERSLVYRLENGIDLQKISVSVVLQRMIDPDKSGVLFTCDPVEKKIDRYVVSSVYGVGEGLVSGTLDADSFWLEAHSGKLLKEEVVEKKEMMKKSSSGHCSTLPVPSNLVNTASLTQEELSKLYRLGHKIQEQYHRPQDIEWAIEGGKIYILQTRPVTTLQADLIGYPNLWDNSNIIESYGGLTSPLSFSFALRNYKAVYVQFCEVLGVPNEIIKDMDSYLGYMLGSLNGRVYYNLFNWYKLVGVLPGFKQNREFMETMMGVSEALSEEIADRIKPHPSWDTFSGRIRKAITGFNFIKYHFTIQSTVDDFLATFHRDYDKYRSLPLKRMRGDQLIRIYMELERNMLGRWKAPIINDFLCMVHFGLLRKLTTTWLKDLDSTIQNDLLAGEGGLESAEPTKALLRLANKAAQNPDLRKLIETIDPAEGLEALNQSPYQEFYKSVLDYLDKYGFRCMSEMKLEEIDLLTDPSYLFVCLKNYLKSGQTEVHDDSHEKSLRTQAEAKVASHLTGFKKKFYFWVLKHARKAVKNRENTRFARTRIYGIARTIFQTIGEDLATMNALEQPRDIFWLTIEEVFGIYNGTLPSYNLKGIIELRKKDYGQFAEETDPRVMTRGAVYWDNTFIKEEIPQVAESGDYDLKGLPCCPGVLEGVVKVILNPSDNLELNGEILVTARTDPGWVPLYPAISGLLVERGSLLSHSAIVAREMGIPAIVSIPGLTKRIKSGMRVRIDAKAGTIKILDE
- a CDS encoding LysR family transcriptional regulator — protein: MDRIEAMKVYMRVSELSSFVKAAESLGMSKAHISNIIQQLEADTGTRLLHRTTRRVQMTQDGMTYYERCKDLLADIEELDALFKKDAGRLSGRIRVDMSTGIAKNLIVPRIPEFLKAHPGIEIELSSTDRRVDLVREGFDCVIRVGNLTDSGLIARPLGKFTVVNCVSPLYIKKHGRPKNLEDLSEHFLVHYVQTLGAKPDGFEYFDGEKFQIKKMRGQITVNNAENYLSACLAGLGIIQAPKAGLKEYLKNKSLIEILPTLKSEPMPVSLVYPHRRHVAKRVQVFMDWVSEIMRDYIV